The following proteins come from a genomic window of Lolium rigidum isolate FL_2022 chromosome 5, APGP_CSIRO_Lrig_0.1, whole genome shotgun sequence:
- the LOC124652597 gene encoding ER lumen protein-retaining receptor erd-2.2-like translates to MRGTKRPLGVVTAWVRRQPPKVKAFLAVVTGMAALVFIRFIVHDHDNLFVAAEAAHALGIAVLIYKLTKEKTCAGLSLKSQDLTALFLAVRLYCSFVMEYDIHTVLDSATLVATLFVIYMIRFKLRSTYMVDKDNFALYYVVVPCAALALLIHPSTSHNIANRFSWAFCVYLEAVSVLPQLRLMQNTKIVEPFTAHYVFALGVARFLSCAHWVLQVLDTRGRLLTALGYGLWPSMVLLSEIVQTFILADFCYYYVKSLVGGQLVLRLPSGVV, encoded by the exons atgagggggACGAAGCGGCCGCTCGGCGTGGTGACGGCATGGGTGCGGCGTCAGCCGCCCAAGGTGAAGGCTTTCCTCGCCGTGGTCACGGGCATGGCCGCGCTCGTCTTCATCCGCTTCATCGTCCACGACCACGACaacctcttcgtcgccgccgaggCCGCGCACGCGCTCGGCATCGCCGTCCTCATCTACAAGCTCACCAAGGAGAAGACCTGCGCAG GACTATCCCTCAAGTCTCAGGATTTAACTGCATTGTTTCTAGCTGTTAGACTGTACTGCAGCTTTGTCATGGAGTATGACATCCATACTGTGTTGGATAGCGCTACGCTTGTGGCTACACTTTTTGTGATTTACATGATTCGGTTCAAATTGAGGTCAACATATATGGTGGACAAGGACAATTTTGCATTGTACTATGTG GTGGTACCATGTGCTGCGCTGGCGCTACTTATTCATCCATCAACGTCTCACAACATTGCAAACCGGTTCAGCTGGGCATTCTGTGTTTACTTGGAAGCTGTTTCAGTGCTGCCACAACTGCGTTTGATGCAAAATACCAAG ATTGTGGAACCGTTCACAGCTCACTATGTGTTCGCTCTGGGGGTTGCGAGGTTTCTTAGCTGTGCCCACTGGGTTCTTCAG GTTTTGGATACTCGTGGCCGCCTATTGACTGCTCTGGGCTATGGTTTGTGGCCATCTATGGTGCTCCTGTCAGAAATCGTGCAGACGTTCATCCTGGCAGATTTCTGCTACTACTATGTGAAGAG TCTGGTCGGTGGGCAACTGGTGCTACGGCTCCCATCCGGGGTGGTGTGA